One genomic segment of Gaiellales bacterium includes these proteins:
- a CDS encoding DUF4395 domain-containing protein, protein MAERRADPYRDLDVIDARAPRFNQAAIGSLTLVAVITGWWPLLGLLALQFALGLRLGRRWCLPCLAYFELVQPRLGEGELEDARAPRFANMIGLGVLTAATAASAAGFPTLGAVLAALVAALALLAAVTGFCTGCEIYRLGARLRGIGRGDLRRVDPADVGLAGAGDGAVVQFTHPLCSECLTLERQLREAGRDVVTVDVRTRPDLARKYGIGIVPTAVAVDAAGTVTARLA, encoded by the coding sequence GTGGCGGAGCGACGCGCAGACCCCTATCGCGACCTGGACGTGATCGACGCCCGGGCGCCGCGCTTCAACCAGGCGGCGATCGGGTCGCTCACGCTGGTCGCGGTCATCACCGGCTGGTGGCCCCTGCTCGGCCTGCTCGCGCTCCAGTTCGCGCTCGGCCTGAGGCTCGGCCGGCGCTGGTGCCTGCCCTGCCTGGCCTACTTCGAGCTCGTCCAGCCGCGGCTCGGCGAGGGTGAGCTCGAAGACGCCCGCGCGCCCCGCTTCGCGAACATGATCGGGCTCGGCGTGCTCACCGCCGCGACCGCCGCGTCCGCGGCCGGCTTCCCGACGCTCGGCGCCGTGCTGGCCGCGCTGGTCGCCGCCCTCGCGCTGCTCGCCGCGGTGACCGGCTTCTGCACGGGCTGCGAGATCTACCGGTTGGGCGCGCGCCTGCGCGGCATCGGCCGCGGCGACCTGCGCCGGGTCGACCCGGCCGACGTCGGCCTGGCCGGCGCGGGCGACGGCGCCGTCGTCCAGTTCACCCACCCGCTCTGCTCGGAGTGCCTGACGCTCGAGCGGCAGCTGCGCGAGGCGGGCCGCGACGTGGTCACCGTCGACGTGCGCACCCGCCCCGACCTGGCCCGCAAGTACGGCATCGGCATCGTCCCGACCGCCGTCGCGGTCGACGCGGCCGGTACGGTCACCGCCCGCCTTGCGTGA